A window of Roseburia hominis A2-183 genomic DNA:
ATGAAATCATCGCCGCCCATATTGACCGCCATGACGATATTCATATTATCCGACGCCGACGACACGAAGATTACCGGAACCTTCGACATCTCCCTGATCCTGCTGCACCAGTGGTACCCGTTGTAAAAGGGAAGCTTGATGTCCATCAGCACCAGCTGGGGCGCCGCCCCCGCGAACTCCTTCATAATATCGGAAAAATCCTCCACGCAGACCACATCATAATCCCAGCTTTCCAGATGCTTTTTTAAGCTTCGCGCAATGATCTCATCGTCCTCCACGATCAATATCCGGTACATTCTCTCTCCTTTACCACAGTTCCGCCAATTCGTAGATCAGCTTCTCGGTCTTCTCCCAGCCCAGGCACGGATCCGTGATCGACTTTCCGTAACAGCCGTCACCGACCTTCTGTGCTCCGTCTTCTATATAACTCTCGATCATCAGTCCCTTCACCAGCTTTCTTATCTCTCCTGACACCTTACAGCTGTGCAGGACATCCTTGCTGATGCGGATCTGCTCCATAAACTGCTTGCTGGAATTGGAGTGGTTCGTGTCTATGATGACCGCCGGATGTGCCAGCTCGTGTCCGGCTTCCTTCGCCTCTTCATAATGCTCCAGCAGATTCTGCAGATCCTCATAATGATAATTCGGAATATTTCTGCCAAACTTGTCCACATATCCGCGCAAAATGGCATGTGCATACGGATTGCCGGTCGTCTTGACCTCCCAGCCACGGTATAAAAACGTATGTCCGTGCTGTGCCGCAATGATCGAGTTCATCATAACGGAAATATCTCCGCCGGTCGGATTCTTCATTCCTGCCGGAATTCCCACGCCGCTTGCCGTCAGTCTGTGCTGCTGGTTCTCTACCGAGCGTGCTCCAATCGCCACATACGACAGCAGATCCGAAAGATAGCGGTGATTCTCCGGGTAGAGCATCTCGTCCGCACAGGTAAAGCCGGTCTCTTCCACCGCCCGCATATGCATGTGACGAATCGCAATGATCCCTTTTAGCATATCTGATTCCCGCTCCGGATCCGGCTGATGCAGCATGCCCTTGTAACCGATTCCGGTCGTGCGCGGCTTGTTGGTATAAATGCGCGGAATCATAAAAATCTTATCCGCCACCTTCTCCTGCACCGTGCGGAGTCTTGAAATATAGTCGATCACAGCATCCTCATTATCTGCTGAGCATGGGCCAATCACAAGAATCAGCTTGTCCGATTTTCCTTCAAAAATATTCCTGATCTCGTCATCCCTCTTCGTCTTGGTAGCTACAATCTGTGCACTGACCGGATGCTGCTCCTTTAACTCCTGCGGAGTAGGCAGCTTCCGCAAAAATTCCATCTCCATTTCCATATCTATTGATCCTTTCTGTCATACGCACTGCTGCATATGGTATCTTCTTATATTTTCACACTGCAACGCGTTGCAGTGTGAATCCACTTAAGTATGATACAGCTTTATGCCGGGACTGTCAACCTTTTTTCACTATAATACATAAGATTCCGCAACATGGCAAGCAACATCGCCCTGCCGTTTTTCCAGATGCTCTGAAACATCATGTTCGCGCAGACCGTCATCGGCTGAAAGAACAGCGCCACAAGCTGGACCCGGAGCGCCCCCTCTCCGATCGCCACCACCTCGGGATCTTTCTGAAATACCGCCACAAGCTGTGCCGGGAAAAACATCCCGATGACCGCAATCGCGCCGAGCAGCACTTCTCCCGCTGTGAGTGTGAAATAGAAGCCCTTCCGGACCCTTCCGTATTTTTTTGCGCCATAGTTGAATGCCGACACCGGCTGGAATCCCTGACCGATTCCAAGTCCGACCGAGAAGACGAACATGCAGATCCGGTTCACAATCGACATGGCAGCCACCGCCGCATACCTAAAAGAGTATTTGGCTGCTCTGCCCGGCTCATACCTTTTTACCTGCCGTGATGGGTCCATCATGACACATTCAGCGTATGTCAAGATGTGGCAGTTGATCGTGAGAAAAATGAACCATGCCGCCGGTGGTACCGGTGCGTTCCCAGTCATATCTGATCTGACCGCCCATATCTTCCGGCACAACTACTGCTCAAACCTCTGCTATCAGGTACCTGCGATCAGCATTAAAAAAATCGCCCAGCTGATGGGTGACACCGAAAAGATGGTGCTGGACGTCTACAACCACATCATGGACGAGAAAGAAGATGCCGCGGCGGTCGTGAATGATATTCTGGCGGTTTAATTTGCAGACGCACTGCGGACATTGGTGTCAAAATACCCCTTGCGGACGCGCTGCGGACATTAAAAATCATCAACTTTTGCTTACTTTTCCCTACTGGGAAAATGGCATAAAAAGAGCGGGAAGCCTTGAATTTACCGGCTTTCCGCTCTTCATTTCCTAATGAGACACGGGGGATTCGAACCCCCGACAACCTGATTAAAAGTCAGGTGCTCTACCAACTGAGCTAGTATCCCATATTATTTTTAAACAAAACACAATGCCCAGTTCCGGAATCGAACCAGAGACACGAGGATTTTCAGTCCTCTGCTCTACCAACTGAGCTAACTGGGCACAAATGCTTTCGCATTGAGTTGCGGGAATAGGATTTGAACCTATGACCTTCGGGTTATGAGCCCGACGAGCTTCCAGACTGCTCCATCCCGCGCTATGAAATTACTTCTGATAATATTTGTTATCAAAAGAATGGGCAGAGGTGGATTCGAACCACCGAAGCAATTTGCAGCAGATTTACAGTCTGTCCCCTTTGGCCACTCGGGAATCTGCCCATTTACACACAATATGAAATTATGTGAAAAGCCGATGATCGGACTCGAACCGATAACCTGCTGATTACAAATCAGCTGCTCTGCCAATTGAGCCACATCGGCATATATAATAAGAAATGGGACCTATAGGGCTCGAACCTATGACCCTCTGCTTGTAAGGCAGATGCTCTCCCAGCTGAGCTAAGATC
This region includes:
- a CDS encoding site-specific integrase, with the protein product MTHSAYVKMWQLIVRKMNHAAGGTGAFPVISDLTAHIFRHNYCSNLCYQVPAISIKKIAQLMGDTEKMVLDVYNHIMDEKEDAAAVVNDILAV
- a CDS encoding 3-deoxy-7-phosphoheptulonate synthase; this encodes MEMEMEFLRKLPTPQELKEQHPVSAQIVATKTKRDDEIRNIFEGKSDKLILVIGPCSADNEDAVIDYISRLRTVQEKVADKIFMIPRIYTNKPRTTGIGYKGMLHQPDPERESDMLKGIIAIRHMHMRAVEETGFTCADEMLYPENHRYLSDLLSYVAIGARSVENQQHRLTASGVGIPAGMKNPTGGDISVMMNSIIAAQHGHTFLYRGWEVKTTGNPYAHAILRGYVDKFGRNIPNYHYEDLQNLLEHYEEAKEAGHELAHPAVIIDTNHSNSSKQFMEQIRISKDVLHSCKVSGEIRKLVKGLMIESYIEDGAQKVGDGCYGKSITDPCLGWEKTEKLIYELAELW
- a CDS encoding MATE family efflux transporter, with amino-acid sequence MMDPSRQVKRYEPGRAAKYSFRYAAVAAMSIVNRICMFVFSVGLGIGQGFQPVSAFNYGAKKYGRVRKGFYFTLTAGEVLLGAIAVIGMFFPAQLVAVFQKDPEVVAIGEGALRVQLVALFFQPMTVCANMMFQSIWKNGRAMLLAMLRNLMYYSEKRLTVPA